A genomic window from Streptomyces sp. MST-110588 includes:
- a CDS encoding STAS domain-containing protein produces the protein MSLKVAEGEQGRWAVLQVSGEMDLVTSPAVRQHVHDAVAEGRRSVVLDLSEVLFCDSSGVGVLIAARRLMRSCQGRLRLILPAQGAVDGSHVNRVLAALGVRRLFEVYPDLTTAVDETAAPLSA, from the coding sequence GTGTCGTTGAAGGTGGCAGAGGGGGAGCAGGGCCGGTGGGCGGTCCTGCAGGTTTCCGGTGAGATGGACCTGGTCACCTCGCCGGCGGTGCGCCAGCACGTGCACGATGCGGTCGCGGAGGGGCGGCGCAGTGTCGTCCTGGACCTCTCCGAGGTGCTGTTCTGTGATTCCAGCGGCGTCGGCGTGCTGATCGCCGCCCGGCGGCTGATGCGTTCGTGCCAGGGGCGGCTGCGGCTGATCCTGCCGGCGCAGGGCGCGGTGGACGGTTCGCACGTCAACCGGGTGCTGGCGGCGCTGGGCGTGCGCCGGCTCTTCGAGGTCTACCCGGACCTGACCACCGCGGTCGACGAGACCGCGGCGCCGCTCTCCGCCTGA
- a CDS encoding sigma-70 family RNA polymerase sigma factor has translation MGNDAPPRWDRRMQQRLARGEAAALGELYDRFASLVHSLAHRVLDDEPAADRVTREVFGYIWENPDAYDPKRGSLRSWVATLTHRQAVHRLRQYEADSARACGDEAPEPDAVERKIRDASTAARADYIVTSMPAPLRAALELAYFQRRNYRQTAADLGVTEDEARRRLRLGLQLLSTAHNHRPQQPARLTGPPPPAPPASAPDHPIGQPGQPGRPGRTNASPPGRGYGRPL, from the coding sequence ATGGGGAACGACGCACCACCGCGCTGGGACAGGCGGATGCAGCAGCGGCTCGCCCGTGGCGAGGCCGCCGCGCTCGGCGAGCTCTACGACCGGTTCGCCTCGCTCGTCCACAGCCTCGCCCACCGTGTGCTCGACGACGAGCCGGCGGCCGACCGCGTCACGCGCGAAGTCTTCGGCTACATCTGGGAGAACCCCGACGCCTACGACCCCAAGCGCGGCTCGCTGCGCTCCTGGGTCGCCACCCTCACCCACCGGCAGGCCGTCCACCGCCTGCGCCAGTACGAAGCGGACTCGGCGCGCGCCTGCGGGGACGAGGCCCCCGAGCCGGACGCGGTGGAGCGCAAGATCCGTGACGCGTCCACCGCCGCCCGCGCCGACTACATCGTCACCTCCATGCCCGCGCCGCTGCGGGCCGCCCTGGAACTGGCCTACTTCCAGCGGCGGAACTACCGCCAGACCGCCGCCGACCTCGGTGTCACCGAGGACGAGGCCCGGCGCCGGCTGCGGCTGGGCCTCCAGCTCCTGTCCACCGCCCACAACCACCGGCCGCAGCAGCCCGCCCGCCTGACCGGCCCGCCACCGCCCGCGCCGCCGGCCTCCGCACCGGACCACCCGATAGGACAGCCGGGCCAGCCGGGCCGACCGGGCCGCACCAACGCCTCGCCTCCCGGCCGGGGTTACGGAAGGCCGCTGTGA